The following are encoded in a window of Pseudomonas graminis genomic DNA:
- a CDS encoding lipoprotein-releasing ABC transporter permease subunit produces MFRPLSIFIGTRYTRAKRRNHFISFISMTSMIGLALGVLAMIVVLSVMNGFQQEMSSRILGMVPHAVISGVKPLDDWQPAARASLKDPQVTAAVPFTEMDGMLSYKGSMQPIQINGVDPALESKVSIVTQHIVQGRLQDLKAGEFGVVIGEITARRFRLNVGDKLTLIVPEISSAPGGITPRLQRLTVVGVFKVGAELDGSMALVNVADAAVIQRWQPNQVQGVRLALTDLYAAPQVSTAIAAGLGADYKADDWTHTQGSLFSAMKMEKTMIGLLLLMIVAVAAFNIIATLIMVVNDKGADIAILRTIGATPSQIMTIFMVQGTVIGIVGTVIGGVLGVIAAINVSQIVGWVERVTGQHIFTSDVYFISNLPSKLEGSDVALICSAGFILSFLATIYPAYRAAQIQPAHALRYE; encoded by the coding sequence ATGTTCAGACCGTTATCCATATTTATCGGTACGCGCTACACGCGGGCCAAGCGTCGCAACCACTTCATCTCGTTCATTTCCATGACCTCGATGATCGGGCTGGCGCTGGGCGTGCTGGCGATGATCGTGGTGCTGTCCGTGATGAACGGTTTCCAGCAGGAAATGAGTTCGCGGATCCTCGGCATGGTCCCCCATGCGGTGATCTCTGGCGTCAAGCCGCTCGACGACTGGCAGCCGGCGGCCAGGGCATCGCTCAAAGACCCACAGGTCACGGCCGCCGTGCCATTCACTGAAATGGACGGCATGCTGTCGTACAAGGGCTCGATGCAGCCGATACAGATCAACGGCGTCGATCCGGCCCTGGAGTCCAAGGTCTCCATCGTCACCCAGCACATCGTGCAGGGCCGCCTGCAGGACTTGAAGGCGGGCGAATTTGGTGTGGTGATCGGCGAAATCACCGCCCGGCGCTTTCGTCTGAACGTCGGCGATAAACTGACGCTGATCGTTCCGGAAATCAGCAGTGCGCCCGGTGGCATCACCCCGCGCCTGCAGCGCTTGACGGTGGTGGGTGTGTTCAAGGTCGGCGCCGAACTGGACGGTTCAATGGCGCTGGTCAACGTCGCCGATGCCGCCGTCATCCAGCGCTGGCAGCCCAATCAGGTGCAGGGCGTGCGCCTGGCGCTGACGGATTTGTACGCTGCGCCGCAGGTTTCAACGGCCATTGCCGCCGGACTCGGTGCGGACTACAAGGCGGATGACTGGACCCACACGCAGGGCAGTCTGTTCAGCGCGATGAAGATGGAAAAGACCATGATCGGCCTTTTGCTGTTGATGATTGTCGCCGTGGCGGCGTTCAACATCATCGCCACGCTGATCATGGTGGTGAATGACAAGGGCGCCGACATCGCGATCTTGCGCACCATCGGCGCCACCCCAAGTCAGATCATGACCATCTTCATGGTGCAGGGGACCGTCATCGGCATCGTGGGTACCGTGATCGGCGGCGTGTTGGGGGTGATCGCGGCGATCAACGTCAGTCAGATCGTCGGCTGGGTCGAGCGCGTGACAGGCCAGCACATTTTCACCTCGGACGTGTATTTCATCAGCAATCTTCCGTCGAAGCTCGAAGGCAGCGATGTGGCGCTGATCTGCAGTGCCGGCTTTATCCTCAGCTTTCTGGCAACGATCTACCCGGCTTACCGCGCCGCGCAGATCCAGCCGGCCCACGCCTTGCGTTACGAGTAG
- the queF gene encoding NADPH-dependent 7-cyano-7-deazaguanine reductase QueF (Catalyzes the NADPH-dependent reduction of 7-cyano-7-deazaguanine (preQ0) to 7-aminomethyl-7-deazaguanine (preQ1) in queuosine biosynthesis), translating into MHPAAEHSPLGKSSEYIATYTPSLLFPIPRAAKWAELGLTAETLPYQGVDFWNCYELSWLLPSGKPVVAIGEFSIAADSANIIESKSFKLYLNSLNQTAFASEAELIATLEKDLSAAAGKPVGVRIRSLKDIEAEGIVSVPGVCVDDLDVTISSYDRPQPELLRCDESRVVDDALHSHLLKSNCPVTSQPDWGSVAVEYRGAALDHASFLAYIVSFRQHSDFHEQCVERIFMDLQRLLKPEKLTVYARYVRRGGLDINPYRSTEALTLENGRLARQ; encoded by the coding sequence ATGCATCCCGCAGCCGAACACTCGCCGCTGGGCAAGTCCAGCGAATACATCGCCACGTACACCCCGTCTCTGCTGTTCCCGATTCCCCGTGCTGCCAAATGGGCAGAACTGGGCCTGACGGCCGAGACGTTGCCTTATCAGGGTGTCGATTTCTGGAATTGCTATGAGTTGTCCTGGCTGCTGCCATCGGGCAAGCCGGTGGTGGCCATTGGTGAGTTCAGCATTGCGGCAGACTCGGCCAATATCATCGAATCCAAGTCGTTCAAGCTGTACCTGAACTCGCTCAATCAGACCGCCTTTGCGTCTGAAGCCGAGCTGATCGCCACCCTGGAGAAGGACCTGTCGGCCGCTGCTGGCAAGCCGGTTGGCGTCCGCATTCGCAGCCTGAAGGACATCGAGGCCGAGGGAATTGTTTCGGTGCCGGGTGTGTGCGTCGATGACCTCGACGTGACTATTTCAAGCTACGACCGCCCTCAGCCCGAACTGCTTCGCTGCGATGAGTCGCGAGTGGTGGACGATGCACTGCACAGCCATCTTCTCAAATCCAACTGCCCGGTGACGAGCCAGCCGGACTGGGGCAGCGTCGCGGTTGAATACCGTGGCGCGGCGCTGGATCACGCCAGTTTTCTGGCCTACATCGTCAGCTTCCGCCAGCATTCTGATTTCCACGAGCAGTGCGTGGAGCGCATCTTCATGGACCTGCAGCGTTTGCTGAAGCCGGAGAAGCTGACGGTGTATGCGCGTTATGTGCGCCGCGGCGGGCTGGACATCAACCCATACCGCAGCACGGAAGCGCTGACGCTGGAAAACGGGCGTCTCGCGCGGCAGTAA
- a CDS encoding DUF4404 family protein yields the protein MSVSDLQLQLDSLNQQLEHNPDLTAEDRSNLTEVMEQIQAQIELETVSQDPSIADGVNLAVERFEVDHPTIAGTLRNVLVTLGSMGI from the coding sequence ATGTCCGTCAGTGACTTGCAACTACAACTCGACAGCCTGAACCAGCAGCTGGAGCATAATCCTGATCTGACCGCAGAGGATCGCTCGAACCTGACCGAGGTCATGGAGCAAATCCAGGCGCAGATCGAACTCGAGACCGTCTCCCAAGACCCGAGCATTGCCGATGGCGTCAACCTGGCGGTCGAGCGTTTTGAGGTCGATCACCCGACCATCGCCGGTACGCTGCGCAATGTCCTGGTAACGCTGGGGAGCATGGGGATCTGA
- a CDS encoding HAD family phosphatase codes for MLAPVAVAAPSFTAVLFGLSGCLVDFGAQARTLLGSDGRSLVSRDAQPFAALAPGAINALKHLKQHGIPCAWLDEYPSSITDQLAAPLSTLVLPTPAPTHRWPAPDACWQALMTLGVKQLDGCVLVSGDPRLLMAGINAGLWTVGLASCGPLCGLSPQQWEALSDLDRERRRGRATLELYAAGAHSVIDHLGELESCLADITLRRQKSEKP; via the coding sequence ATGCTCGCCCCGGTCGCCGTCGCTGCTCCATCGTTCACCGCTGTTTTGTTCGGACTGAGCGGTTGCCTTGTCGACTTCGGCGCCCAGGCGCGCACGCTGCTGGGCAGCGATGGAAGGTCACTGGTATCCCGGGACGCCCAGCCATTCGCAGCGCTCGCGCCCGGTGCAATCAACGCCCTGAAGCATCTCAAACAGCACGGCATTCCCTGCGCCTGGCTCGATGAATACCCCTCCTCGATTACCGATCAGCTGGCGGCACCGCTCAGCACTCTGGTTCTACCCACTCCCGCGCCGACCCATCGTTGGCCTGCACCTGATGCATGCTGGCAAGCGCTGATGACCCTGGGCGTGAAGCAACTGGACGGCTGCGTGTTGGTGAGCGGCGATCCGCGTCTGCTCATGGCGGGCATCAACGCAGGGCTGTGGACGGTCGGGCTGGCGTCTTGCGGCCCGCTGTGCGGTTTGTCGCCTCAGCAATGGGAGGCATTGAGCGATCTGGATCGCGAGCGCCGTCGCGGCCGAGCCACCCTCGAGCTGTATGCGGCCGGCGCACATTCAGTCATCGATCACTTGGGCGAGCTGGAGTCGTGTCTGGCGGATATCACCCTGCGCCGGCAGAAGTCGGAGAAGCCTTGA
- a CDS encoding MlaA family lipoprotein yields MPENGAGIINRLVRTCVWASLAVAPMAANAADEDPWEGVNRAIFRFNDTVDTYALKPIAQGYEFITPQFLEDGIHNMFKNVGEVTNLANDVLQVKPEAAGVDTARLIFNTTFGLLGFFDVGTKMGLQRNDEDFGQTLGHWGVPSGPFVMLPLFGPSTVRDTFAKYPDTYTQPWRYIDHVPTRNTALAVSVVDTRASLLSAEKLINGDKYIFIRNAYLQNREFKVKDGKVVDDF; encoded by the coding sequence ATGCCCGAGAACGGTGCTGGCATTATCAATCGTCTGGTTCGAACGTGCGTGTGGGCCAGTCTGGCCGTGGCGCCGATGGCTGCAAATGCGGCGGACGAAGATCCGTGGGAAGGCGTCAACCGTGCGATTTTCCGTTTCAATGACACCGTCGACACCTACGCGCTGAAACCCATCGCCCAAGGCTATGAGTTCATCACGCCGCAGTTCCTTGAAGACGGCATCCACAACATGTTCAAAAACGTCGGCGAAGTCACCAACCTTGCCAACGATGTGCTTCAGGTCAAACCTGAAGCCGCGGGCGTCGATACCGCACGCCTGATCTTCAACACCACCTTCGGCCTGCTGGGCTTTTTCGATGTCGGCACCAAGATGGGCCTGCAACGCAACGACGAAGATTTCGGCCAGACCCTCGGTCATTGGGGCGTCCCAAGCGGCCCGTTCGTGATGCTGCCGCTATTTGGTCCGAGCACCGTGCGTGACACGTTCGCCAAATACCCGGACACCTACACCCAGCCTTGGCGTTACATCGATCACGTCCCGACGCGTAACACTGCGCTGGCCGTGAGCGTTGTCGACACCCGTGCCAGCCTGCTCTCAGCCGAAAAGCTGATCAATGGCGACAAGTACATTTTCATCCGCAACGCTTACCTGCAGAACCGCGAGTTCAAAGTCAAAGACGGCAAGGTTGTCGACGACTTCTGA
- a CDS encoding PilZ domain-containing protein, protein MGQLDRDYEEKRDYIRMRVDADISLIYAGQIIPAVCVDLSSSGMQIQAPRSFQVGDKISVTIDSEHAALKGLEADTEVVWIADIEGGEQKLGLTILAMK, encoded by the coding sequence ATGGGCCAGCTCGATCGCGATTACGAAGAAAAACGGGATTACATTCGCATGCGGGTCGATGCGGACATCAGCCTGATCTACGCCGGCCAGATTATCCCGGCCGTCTGCGTGGATTTATCCAGCTCTGGCATGCAGATACAAGCGCCCCGCTCGTTCCAGGTGGGCGACAAGATCAGCGTGACGATTGATTCCGAGCACGCCGCGCTCAAGGGCCTGGAGGCGGACACCGAGGTGGTGTGGATTGCCGACATCGAGGGCGGTGAGCAAAAACTGGGGCTGACGATCCTGGCGATGAAGTGA